One window of the Rosa rugosa chromosome 3, drRosRugo1.1, whole genome shotgun sequence genome contains the following:
- the LOC133738807 gene encoding phytosulfokines-like — translation MSSCKLTNLCIVVALLLFLSLTSTAREMPSSPDVSTMKVQPEGLKDAQVEKVMAEESCEGVGEEECLMRRTLAAHIDYIYTQKNNP, via the exons ATGTCGTCTTGCAAGCTCACCAACCTCTGCATCGTCGTcgccctcctcctcttcctctcattaACCTCCACAGCTCGGGAGATGCCTTCTTCTCCAGATGTTAGTACAATGAAAGTACAACCTGAG GGGTTGAAGGATGCTCAAGTCGAAAAAGTGATGGCGGAGGAGAGCTGCGagggagttggagaagaagagtGTCTGATGAGAAGAACTCTTGCTGCTCACATTGATTATATCTATACACAGAAGAACAACCCTTGA
- the LOC133739267 gene encoding uncharacterized protein LOC133739267 has product MGKEKQYWLLKTEPGEWSWEDQAANEGITKWDGVKNKQAQKYLKSMSLDDLCFFYHSGAKARRIVGVVTVVREWYSEGEGGDGAVDVKAVGEMRRPVDLKEMKGEEGLKGFALFRQPRLSVVPVSEDVWLKVCDLGGGFEGDGVVVEDDESGDEGDDD; this is encoded by the coding sequence ATGGGCAAAGAGAAGCAGTATTGGCTTCTGAAAACAGAGCCAGGAGAGTGGTCGTGGGAGGACCAAGCAGCCAATGAGGGCATCACCAAGTGGGATGGAGTCAAGAACAAGCAGGCCCAGAAGTACCTCAAGTCCATGAGCCTCGATGACCTCTGCTTCTTCTACCACTCCGGCGCCAAGGCCCGCCGCATAGTCGGCGTCGTGACGGTCGTGCGTGAATGGTATTCGGAAGGCGAAGGTGGAGATGGCGCGGTTGATGTGAAGGCAGTTGGGGAGATGAGGAGGCCGGTTGACTTGAAGGAGATGAAGGGGGAGGAGGGTCTCAAGGGTTTTGCTCTGTTTCGGCAGCCGAGGCTGTCGGTTGTGCCGGTTTCGGAGGATGTGTGGTTGAAAGTTTGTGATTTGGGAGGTGGGTTTGAAGGTGATGGTGTTGTTGTGGAAGATGATGAATCTGGTGATGAAGGAGATGATGATTGA
- the LOC133739266 gene encoding serine/threonine-protein kinase ZRK1-like, translated as MPSNVLYSLLPCLKKEGKYANRSFLDNGSKLLEDLIASCDGKSNPIRHFSADELIRATNNFHPSCLIQECRPHAFRGSLGNRLVIIKTMEAADEARDEAIRNIVISVQMSTHKNVLKLLGCCLEFPLPVLVHEYATLGVLNKKGGLGDDEALPWKTRIRIAKQVASAITYLHTAFPRPIIHRDLRPDCILLDEDFVPKLCDFSYSITIPPKQSHVKDIVKGTVGYLDPVYVKSAYISEKTDVYSFGVILLVFLTGRKPFKENQRGYFEYEDFIPYLKLQLACEGQIQTIVDPKILEELGEGHERAQQQLHDFLSLALSCTQLESEARPDMIDVAKELVRIEKSILPS; from the exons ATGCCATCCAATGTCTT GTACTCTTTGCTTCCATGTTTGAAAAAGGAGGGAAAATATGCTAATAGATCATTCTTGGATAATGGAAGCAAATTATTAGAGGATCTCATTGCTTCTTGTGATGGCAAATCCAATCCAATACGCCATTTCTCTGCTGATGAACTCATCAGGGCAACCAATAACTTCCATCCGTCTTGCCTTATACAAGAGTGTCGTCCACATGCATTTAGGGGTTCTCTGGGCAACCGATTGGTTATAATTAAGACCATGGAGGCAGCAGATGAAGCTAGGGACGAAGCTATTCGTAACATCGTAATTTCAGTGCAGATGAGCACTCATAAGAATGTTTTGAAATTGTTGGGCTGCTGCTTAGAGTTCCCATTACCAGTTTTGGTGCATGAATATGCAACACTAGGAGTTCTTAACAAGAAAGGAGGTTTGGGGGATGATGAAGCTCTGCCATGGAAAACTAGAATACGAATCGCAAAGCAGGTTGCTAGTGCTATTACTTATCTCCATACAGCCTTCCCTAGACCCATCATTCATAGGGATCTAAGGCCTGATTGTATTCTCTTGGATGAGGACTTTGTTCCCAAATTATGTGACTTCTCATACTCCATAACGATTCCTCCTAAGCAATCACATGTCAAAGATATCGTGAAAGGCACAGTAGGGTATCTTGATCCTGTGTATGTCAAGTCTGCATACATTTCAGAAAAAACTGATGTTTATAGCTTTGGTGTTATTTTACTTGTTTTCTTGACGGGGCGAAAACCCTTCAAAGAAAATCAGAGAGGATACTTTGAATATGAGGACTTCATTCCATATTTGAAGTTACAATTAGCATGTGAGGGCCAAATTCAGACAATTGTGGATCCTAAAATCCTTGAGGAGTTGGGGGAAGGTCATGAGCGAGCACAACAGCAGTTGCATGATTTCTTATCACTGGCATTGTCATGTACCCAACTAGAAAGTGAAGCAAGGCCAGATATGATCGATGTGGCAAAAGAACTCGTACGAATTGAGAAATCTATCTTGCCATCCTAG
- the LOC133739265 gene encoding serine/threonine-protein kinase ZRK1-like, which yields MSSKFLVSLLSCLRKEEIDTHRSSFLENGSILLEDLIASCNGKSNPIRNYSADELMRATNNFDPSGVMQQDSSYKMFQGFLDNRSVIIKKYYTVHWLAPEQTRSIAIRDIVISIQMSTHKNVLKLLGCCLEFPIPALVYEYAAKGVLNFEGGYGNNESLPWKTRLSIAKQLANAITYLHTAFPRPIILRDLKPNCFFLDNDYVPKICNFATSITIPPMQSHVYTDYLIYTPGYLDPTYSANHRISEKTDVYTFGIVLLVFITGQQAMLRNQAGEYEHIIPYVKSHASGGQVQTIMDPKISMEVGGAEPAHQQLHDFVALALLCTQDKSEERPDMIDVAKELVQIENFISSG from the exons ATGTCATCCAAATTTTT GGTCTCATTGCTATCATGTTTGAGAAAGGAGGAAATAGATACTCATAGGTCGTCATTCTTGGAAAATGGAAGCATATTATTAGAGGATCTCATTGCTTCTTGCAATGGAAAATCTAATCC CATTCGAAATTACTCTGCTGATGAACTCATGAGGGCAACCAACAATTTTGATCCTTCTGGCGTGATGCAACAAGATTCATCATACAAAATGTTCCAGGGTTTTCTTGACAACCGGTCAGTTATCATTAAAAAGTACTACACTGTGCACTGGCTTGCTCCAGAGCAAACTAGGTCTATAGCAATTCGAGACATTGTCATTTCAATACAGATGAGCACCCACAAAAATGTTTTGAAACTCTTGGGATGTTGCTTAGAGTTCCCTATACCAGCTCTGGTCTATGAATATGCAGCGAAGGGAGTTCTCAACTTTGAAGGAGGTTATGGGAATAATGAGTCCCTACCATGGAAAACTAGATTGAGTATTGCAAAGCAGCTTGCAAATGCAATTACATATTTACATACTGCATTTCCCAGGCCCATTATTCTCAGGGATTTAAAACCCAACTGCTTTTTTTTAGACAATGACTATGTTCCTAAAATCTGCAACTTCGCAACTTCCATAACCATTCCACCTATGCAATCACATGTTTATACTGATTATTTGATATATACACCTGGGTATCTTGACCCTACCTACTCGGCTAATCACCGCATTTCAGAAAAAACTGATGTGTATACTTTTGGTATTGTATTACTTGTATTTATAACAGGACAGCAAGCCATGTTAAGAAATCAGGCAGGAGAATATGAGCACATAATTCCATATGTGAAATCACATGCTTCTGGTGGCCAAGTTCAAACCATTATGGATCCTAAAATATCTATGGAGGTAGGGGGAGCTGAGCCAGCACACCAGCAATTGCATGATTTCGTAGCACTGGCATTGTTATGCACTCAAGATAAAAGTGAAGAAAGGCCAGATATGATCGATGTGGCCAAAGAACTCGTACAAATTGAGAATTTTATCTCGAGTGGCTAG
- the LOC133736314 gene encoding probably inactive leucine-rich repeat receptor-like protein kinase At5g48380, producing MAFLMRMLSGRGLGIFVLLLLLSCRFSHGVESDINCLRSIKAALEDPLDMLTSSWDFDNATEGFICNFLGIECWHPDESKVLNIKLADLGLKGHFPRGVANCTSLTGLDLSSNNLSGAIPDDIGRLIPFITSLELSSNSFSGPIPRNISNCTYLNVLKLDNNKLTGQIPAELGQLGRLKTFSVANNQLSGPVPTFNVKDSTIGADSYANNPGLCGGPLEDCQAAAKKSNSVVIVAAGVGGATFAALVVIIGLFFFMRRVSVRKKEEDPEGNKWARSLKGTKGIKVSMFKKSVSKMRLSDLMKATNNFSKDNIIGSGRTGTVYKAVLDDGTSLMVKRLQESQYSEKEFLSEMSTLGGVEHRNLVPLLGFCVAKKERLLVYKYMPHGTLHDQLHPVEADGAKIMDWPTRLKIGIGAARGLAWLHHNCNPRIIHRNISSKCMLLDADFEPKISDFGLARLMNPIDTHLSTFVNGEFGDLGYVAPEYTRTLVATPKGDVYSFGTVLLELVTGERATHISKAPEDFKGNLVEWILQLSSKSQLTDAIDKSLIGKGVDEEVFQFLKVACNCVVPTSKERPTMFEVFQLLRAIGQKYNFTIEEEMSTPSDTADCAVELIVAREMMEIN from the coding sequence ATGGCTTTCTTAATGCGTATGTTGAGTGGGCGAGGTCTTGGCATTTTTGTGCTCTTGTTATTGCTTAGTTGTAGGTTCAGCCATGGTGTTGAGAGTGATATAAACTGCTTGAGAAGTATAAAAGCAGCATTGGAGGACCCTTTAGACATGTTAACCTCTTCATGGGATTTTGACAATGCCACCGAAGGATTCATCTGTAACTTCCTGGGAATCGAGTGTTGGCACCCTGATGAGAGCAAAGTTTTAAACATCAAGCTTGCGGATTTGGGACTCAAAGGCCACTTTCCTCGTGGTGTAGCGAATTGTACAAGCTTAACAGGCTTGGATCTTTCGAGCAACAACCTCAGTGGAGCTATTCCTGATGATATTGGTCGTTTAATCCCTTTCATTACGTCGCTTGAGCTCTCATCCAACAGCTTCTCAGGGCCAATTCCCAGGAATATCTCCAATTGTACTTATCTGAATGTCCTTAAGCTTGACAACAACAAGTTAACGGGTCAGATTCCTGCAGAACTTGGTCAGCTCGGTAGGCTTAAAACATTTAGCGTGGCCAACAATCAACTGTCTGGGCCAGTCCCCACCTTCAACGTTAAGGATAGTACAATCGGAGCTGACAGCTATGCAAACAATCCTGGACTTTGTGGTGGTCCTTTGGAAGATTGCCAGGCAGCTGCAAAGAAGTCCAACAGTGTAGTTATCGTGGCAGCAGGTGTTGGGGGTGCAACTTTTGCAGCATTAGTTGTGATTATTGGTTTGTTCTTCTTCATGCGTAGAGTGTCTGtaaggaagaaggaagaggaCCCTGAAGGCAACAAATGGGCAAGGAGTTTGAAGGGAACTAAAGGAATCAAGGTTTCCATGTTCAAGAAGTCAGTTTCTAAAATGAGACTGAGTGATCTCATGAAGGCTACCAACAATTTCAGCAAAGACAATATCATTGGCTCAGGAAGAACGGGAACTGTTTACAAGGCAGTGCTTGATGATGGCACCTCACTTATGGTCAAGAGGCTGCAGGAATCTCAATACTCTGAGAAAGAGTTTCTGTCTGAAATGTCTACTCTGGGTGGTGTAGAACACCGTAACTTGGTTCCCCTTTTGGGTTTTTGTGTGGCAAAGAAGGAAAGGCTTTTGGTGTATAAGTACATGCCTCATGGTACCCTCCATGACCAGCTACATCCTGTGGAAGCTGATGGTGCCAAGATTATGGACTGGCCTACAAGGCTGAAAATTGGGATAGGAGCAGCCAGAGGATTAGCGTGGCTTCATCATAACTGTAATCCTCGAATTATCCACCGAAACATAAGCTCCAAATGCATGTTACTGGATGCAGATTTTGAGCCGAAGATTTCTGATTTTGGCCTAGCTAGGCTCATGAATCCAATTGATACACATTTGAGTACTTTTGTGAATGGGGAGTTCGGAGATCTGGGTTATGTGGCTCCCGAGTATACAAGAACTTTAGTGGCCACTCCGAAGGGGGATGTTTACAGCTTTGGAACTGTTCTTCTTGAGTTGGTTACTGGTGAAAGAGCTACCCATATTTCTAAAGCTCCAGAAGATTTCAAAGGAAACTTGGTGGAATGGATCTTGCAGCTGTCAAGCAAATCTCAACTGACAGATGCGATTGACAAATCCTTGATTGGAAAGGGTGTGGATGAGGAGGTTTTCCAGTTCCTTAAAGTTGCATGCAACTGTGTGGTGCCTACTTCCAAGGAGAGGCCTACTATGTTTGAAGTATTCCAGCTTCTACGAGCCATCGGACAGAAATATAACTTCACAATTGAAGAGGAGATGTCGACGCCTTCAGACACTGCTGATTGTGCAGTTGAACTCATTGTTGCTCGAGAGATGATGGAGATTAATTGA